One stretch of Brettanomyces nanus chromosome 4, complete sequence DNA includes these proteins:
- a CDS encoding uncharacterized protein (EggNog:ENOG41), giving the protein MSSPDLVNPSDSENSVHSNVDEQPGEKNSPYDDLTSKNERNDAIYTIKEVLPDWGGKKWYRVRHIQKLSLMIFIISLTSTNNGYDGSMFNGLYAMSSFNNAIGNVSGATLGALTNGMVFGCFITFPFAQWMIDNLGRKMSLHIANIVMVVGVIIQSFSGAWIKSMPADYAKKDIFGMLLGARIILGAGNNIGVVAAPTLISELSYPTHRDTCTTFYNCCWYLGATIASWVSYGTRNIHNDWSWRAVTVIQGLFPLLQSLLIPFLVAESPRYLISKGKFDQAKSVLREYHAGNDPEGEALVDYEMMEIQLAIDQEREVSKHFSYRDFIKTKANKKRLWLLVWTAIFMQLSGNGLVSYYLAKVLDSIGITSESEQLVVNGGLMIYNLGVSVLVAFFVIPYVKRRHAFNACLIGMLICYIVWTILSAINQQRNFNDKPLAQGVLAMIFLFNAFYNLGLNGLPATYITEVLPFSLRAGGVNLFQIVQQVVSVYNGFVNSIAMDAIEWKYYIVYCCWLGVECVVCYFTFIETSGRTLEEVAEILGDGSAGMRETSGIAALEAERGQSKEIKAKHVENA; this is encoded by the coding sequence ATGAGTTCTCCAGACTTAGTTAATCCAAGTGACTCGGAGAATAGCGTGCACTCAAATGTGGATGAGCAACCCGGAGAAAAGAACTCTCCATATGACGATCttacttcaaaaaatgaaagaaatgaCGCTATCTATACCATTAAGGAGGTCTTACCAGACTGGGGCGGAAAGAAGTGGTATCGAGTTCGTCATATTCAGAAATTGAGTCTTATGATATTTATTATTTCCTTAACCTCAACAAATAACGGTTATGATGGTAGTATGTTCAACGGCCTTTATGCCATGAGCTCTTTTAACAATGCCATCGGTAACGTTAGTGGTGCTACTTTGGGAGCACTAACTAATGGTATGGTGTTCGGTTGCTTCATCACATTTCCCTTTGCCCAATGGATGATAGACAACCttggaagaaagatgtcCTTGCACATTGCGAATATTGTTATGGTTGTTGGTGTGATCATCCAAAGCTTTTCTGGGGCTTGGATTAAGAGTATGCCAGCTGACTACGCAAAGAAAGACATTTTTGGTATGTTGCTAGGTGCCAGAATCATTCTAGGTGCTGGAAACAACATTGGCGTTGTTGCTGCACCTACTTTGATTAGTGAATTGTCATATCCAACCCATAGAGATACTTGTACTACATTTTACAATTGTTGCTGGTATTTAGGAGCTACAATTGCCTCATGGGTGTCCTACGGTACGAGAAATATTCACAATGACTGGAGTTGGAGAGCAGTCACAGTTATTCAAGGATTATTCCCCTTGCTTCAAAGTTTATTGATTCCATTTCTTGTTGCAGAATCTCCAAGATATTTAATCTCAAAGGGTAAATTTGATCAGGCAAAGAGCGTTTTAAGAGAGTATCATGCAGGAAACGATCCAGAAGGTGAAGCATTGGTTGACTAcgagatgatggagattCAGTTGGCAattgatcaagaaagagaagtctCGAAGCACTTTTCTTACAGAGATTTCATTAAGACTAAAGcaaacaagaagagattatGGCTTCTCGTCTGGACTGCCATTTTCATGCAATTGAGTGGCAATGGTCTTGTGTCGTATTATTTGGCCAAAGTGTTAGACTCTATTGGAATAACTTCAGAAAGCGAGCAGTTGGTTGTTAATGGTGGCTTGATGATCTATAACTTGGGAGTTTCTGTCCTCGTCGCTTTCTTCGTCATTCCTTATGTGAAAAGAAGACACGCATTCAATGCCTGCTTGATTGGAATGCTTATCTGCTATATTGTTTGGACAATTCTTTCTGCTATCAATCAGCAGAGAAACTTCAATGACAAACCGTTAGCTCAAGGTGTTCTTGCAATGattttcctctttaatGCTTTCTACAATCTTGGTTTGAATGGACTACCTGCAACGTATATTACGGAGGTGCTACCATTCTCTCTAAGAGCTGGTGGTGTCAATCTTTTTCAGATTGTTCAACAAGTTGTGAGTGTTTATAATGGTTTCGTCAATTCCATTGCTATGGATGCTATTGAATGGAAATACTACATCGTATATTGCTGTTGGTTGGGAGTAGAATGTGTTGTTTGCTATTTCACCTTCATTGAGACTagtggaagaactttggaagaggttGCTGAAATTCTTGGCGATGGATCTGCTGGAATGAGAGAGACCAGTGGTATTGCCGCTTTAGAAGCAGAACGTGGTCAAAGTAAGGAGATCAAAGCCAAGCATGTTGAGAATGCCTGA
- the MNN10 gene encoding alpha-1,6-mannosyltransferase (BUSCO:EOG09342CER~CAZy:GT34) has product MTGKSGAKKEEELSDVKLDSPYGYGYSESFKPKKAGFQWRSLSIKRLLGLLTVIILISILSVIPNLLKLKKSKVVIILAANEGGGVQRWKTPQEWSVERSSIANKKEYAEKHGYILTIKDVSLKRRYSHEWREGWEKVDILKQTMRQFPDAEWFWWLDLYTFIMEPEVDLEQYLLDHVEDKTYRTLDHFNPLNIEKDLPYVDTRKEPVDLVLAQDCGGFNLGSFFVRRSPWSELLLDLWWDPAMYDQMHMKWEHKEQDCLEVLYSKMAWVRNRIGFVPLRAINSFPPGACSDQKDDPRYFYNDKERDFVVNMAGCNYGDRSCWDEYEYYRKLQKKFRETPWYRLW; this is encoded by the exons ATGACGGGA AAATCAGGggcaaagaaggaggaggagttGTCGGATGTCAAATTGGACAGCCCTTATGGATATGGATACTCTGAGAGTTTTAAGCCCAAGAAGGCTGGATTTCAATGGAGGTCACTCTCTATTAAAAGACTACTCGGTTTGTTGACTGTAATAATTTTGATATCAATTTTATCGGTGATACCGAACTTGTTAAAGCTTAAGAAGTCAAAGGTTGTTATTATTCTAGCGGCCAACGAAGGAGGGGGAGTTCAAAGATGGAAGACACCACAAGAATGGTCTGTGGAAAGGTCTTCCATAGCTAACAAAAAGGAGTATGCAGAAAAGCACGGCTATATTCTTACAATTAAAGACGTCTCGTTGAAAAGACGGTATAGCCACGAGTGGAGAGAGGGCTGGGAAAAAGTGGATATCTTGAAACAAACCATGAGACAATTCCCAGATGCCGAATGGTTCTGGTGGTTGGATTTATATACGTTTATTATGGAGCCGGAGGTGGATTTAGAGCAATACTTGTTGGATCATGTGGAAGACAAAACTTATAGGACTTTAGATCACTTCAATCCATTAAACATAGAAAAGGATCTCCCCTACGTTGACACACGCAAAGAACCAGTGGATCTGGTTCTTGCACAGGATTGTGGAGGTTTCAATTTGGGATCATTTTTTGTAAGAAGATCGCCATGGTCGGAACTCCTGCTGGATTTATGGTGGGATCCTGCCATGTATGATCAAATGCATATGAAATGGGAACATAAGGAACAAGATTGCCTTGAAGTGTTGTACTCAAAGATGGCATGGGTTCGTAATAGAATTGGCTTTGTTCCGTTAAGGGCCATCAACAGTTTTCCTCCAGGTGCTTGTTCCGACCAGAAGGATGATCCTAGGTACTTCTACAATGACAAAGAGCGTGACTTCGTGGTGAATATGGCTGGATGTAACTATGGAGACAGATCTTGTTGGGACGAGTACGAGTACTACAGAAAgcttcagaagaagttcaGAGAGACGCCGTGGTATAGATTGTGGTAG